In Phaseolus vulgaris cultivar G19833 chromosome 10, P. vulgaris v2.0, whole genome shotgun sequence, a single genomic region encodes these proteins:
- the LOC137818633 gene encoding protein TILLER ANGLE CONTROL 1-like, with protein sequence MKIFNWVQKRFHHNSLKDGFASNMKKTEPIINNADSQALLKQVALTESLGGWEDGILTIGTLGYDPLKSINPHKEYFALEIEVEQEDGEGEDSIMVDEQEELNPLIYNTFEHSLENIVSENYDDVDVVRSFNEIVVAPSVISYEVMESYDVEADEKKKKGERITLADLFLADSDVKIKLNPAKVCHLASSEKPNLKAKHGLSFAKKLIPRVKENPHPMKDIKKLMKKMLKRKIHPDLDVKNHKPEGQEVSAAGLNLDDNHMNEGNDSSYFLSI encoded by the exons ATGAAG ATCTTCAATTGGGTGCAGAAAAGGTTTCATCATAACTCTCTGAAAG ATGGGTTTGCTTCAAACATGAAAAAGACTGAACCTATAATTAACAACGCGGACAGCCAAGCTTTGCTGAAACAAGTTGCCCTTACTGAATCACTTGGTGGATGGGAAGACGGAATTCTAACCATTGGCACTCTTGGCTATGATCCCTTGAAGTCCATCAACCCTCACAAAGAATACTTTGCTTTGGAAATTGAAGTTGAACAAGAAGATGGTGAAGGAGAGGACAGCATCATGGTGGATGAGCAGGAGGAACTGAATCCATTGATATACAACACATTTGAGCACAGCCTTGAGAATATTGTTAGTGAAAACTATGATGATGTGGATGTGGTTAGGAGTTTCAACGAAATCGTTGTGGCTCCATCTGTGATTTCTTATGAAGTGATGGAATCATACGATGTGGAGGCtgatgaaaagaagaagaaaggagagAGAATCACATTGGCTGATCTCTTCTTAGCTGATTCTGATGTCAAGATAAAGCTTAACCCTGCCAAAGTCTGCCACCTTGCTTCAAGTGAAAAACCAAACCTTAAAGCAAAACATGGACTCTCTTTTGCCAAGAAGCTCATTCCCCGCGTTAAGGAGAATCCCCATCCAatgaaagatataaaaaaa CTGATGAAGAAGATGTTGAAGAGGAAAATCCACCCTGATCTTGACGTTAAGAATCACAAACCAGAAGGTCAGGAAGTGAGTGCAGCAGGACTAAACCTTGATGATAATCACATGAATGAAGGCAATGACTCAAGTTATTTCCTTTCAATTTAA